Proteins from a genomic interval of Bifidobacterium longum subsp. infantis ATCC 15697 = JCM 1222 = DSM 20088:
- the recF gene encoding DNA replication/repair protein RecF (All proteins in this family for which functions are known are DNA-binding proteins that assist the filamentation of RecA onto DNA for the initiation of recombination or recombinational repair.) — MHISRLALDHYRSWSQVVVDFVPGVNILFGKNGLGKTNLVEAVEVLSTGSSHRTSSTLPLIERGQTTATIRANVADDAGQTTTYEASIHARGANRARINSGSSLYLRDIIGKIPSVSFTPEDQRLVSGDPGARRTMMNQAAALLEPGYMQTLQQFTRIAKQRATLLKQLNANANNGQPMDAVLSGLEIWTGQFIEAGVVLTRMRAHVISLLAEPFAAIYADLAGAGEQVTLTYAPSFDEVLMFNDPHPQISEHFQRIYPGEVARGVNLIGPQRDDMNLDLAGIPAREFASNGEMWTMALALKMALFEIVRDRLGLQPIVILDDVFAQLDDSRRAQILDFARKQDQVLITVAAEGDVPDYESAHRIDVAALAEPASVILPTLGNLSDLRENESLGKYDGKTAVDSASVERKVS, encoded by the coding sequence ATGCACATCTCCCGTCTCGCACTCGACCACTACCGCTCATGGAGTCAGGTAGTGGTCGATTTCGTACCAGGCGTGAATATCCTGTTCGGCAAGAATGGCTTGGGCAAAACCAATCTGGTGGAAGCCGTCGAAGTGCTGTCCACCGGATCGAGCCATCGCACGTCCAGCACGTTGCCGCTGATCGAACGCGGGCAGACCACGGCCACCATCCGCGCGAACGTCGCTGATGATGCCGGCCAAACCACTACGTATGAAGCGTCGATTCATGCGCGTGGTGCCAACCGAGCCCGCATCAACTCGGGGTCGTCGCTGTATCTGCGCGATATCATCGGCAAGATTCCCAGCGTTTCCTTCACTCCCGAAGATCAGCGATTGGTGTCCGGCGATCCGGGAGCACGCCGCACCATGATGAATCAGGCTGCGGCTCTGCTCGAGCCCGGATACATGCAGACGTTGCAACAGTTCACGCGCATCGCCAAACAGCGTGCCACATTGTTGAAGCAATTGAATGCCAATGCCAATAATGGCCAGCCGATGGATGCGGTTCTGAGCGGTTTGGAAATCTGGACCGGCCAGTTCATCGAAGCCGGTGTGGTGTTGACCCGTATGCGAGCCCATGTGATTAGCCTGCTTGCCGAGCCATTTGCCGCGATTTACGCCGACTTGGCCGGTGCCGGCGAGCAGGTGACGCTCACATATGCGCCTTCATTCGACGAAGTGCTGATGTTCAACGATCCGCATCCGCAGATCAGCGAGCATTTCCAACGCATCTACCCCGGTGAAGTGGCTCGCGGCGTGAACCTTATCGGTCCGCAGCGCGATGACATGAACCTTGACTTGGCCGGTATTCCCGCCCGCGAGTTCGCTTCGAACGGCGAGATGTGGACGATGGCGTTGGCCTTGAAAATGGCATTGTTCGAAATCGTGCGTGACCGGTTGGGATTGCAGCCGATTGTGATTCTCGATGATGTGTTCGCCCAGCTTGATGACAGCCGGCGCGCGCAGATTCTTGATTTCGCCAGAAAACAGGATCAGGTGCTGATTACCGTGGCCGCTGAAGGCGATGTGCCCGACTATGAATCGGCCCATCGCATCGACGTGGCCGCACTGGCCGAACCAGCTTCCGTGATACTGCCAACTCTGGGCAATTTGTCCGATTTGCGGGAAAACGAGAGTTTGGGTAAGTATGACGGAAAAACCGCGGTGGACAGCGCGTCCGTAGAACGGAAAGTGTCATGA
- the dnaN gene encoding DNA polymerase III subunit beta, whose amino-acid sequence MKVEIDTAALADAVAWTSRVIDARPSNPILAGVKLEAIEGTLQFSAFNYEISARHHIEAGVDEAGSVLVQGKLLADITKSLRSEKTYLVTDGSTLTITSGKSKFTLQLMPDTEYPDLPVVPAMLGQVDAPTFVQAVNQACVAVSREENRPVLTGVRMQFQGDKVVMTSTDRFRLARATFTWTPQNPDVDTTTLVRGSLLKDVARALDEHQNIRLDFDADSPTLLGFENAGRVSTSQLIDGEFPAVDRLFADEYPIQAVVNKQDLLDAISRVALVAERNAPIRMTFTGQEVALSAGSVDEAQANETLDIDMDGDDITVAFNPSYLKEGLSAVTEPFVRIKMTTPVKPVEFNGQQEADSDESMDYRYLLVPMRFNN is encoded by the coding sequence ATGAAAGTCGAAATCGATACCGCAGCCCTGGCCGACGCCGTAGCCTGGACCTCCCGAGTCATCGACGCACGTCCCTCCAACCCGATTCTCGCTGGCGTCAAGCTGGAAGCCATTGAAGGAACGCTGCAATTCTCCGCCTTCAACTACGAGATTTCCGCTCGCCACCACATCGAAGCCGGCGTTGACGAAGCCGGTTCCGTACTGGTTCAGGGCAAACTGCTGGCCGATATCACCAAATCGCTGCGTTCGGAGAAAACGTACCTGGTTACCGACGGCTCCACGCTGACCATCACGTCCGGCAAGTCGAAGTTCACCTTGCAGCTCATGCCCGACACCGAGTACCCGGATCTGCCTGTGGTACCGGCCATGCTCGGCCAAGTCGATGCCCCGACTTTCGTTCAGGCAGTGAACCAAGCATGCGTTGCCGTCTCCCGCGAAGAGAACCGCCCGGTGCTGACCGGCGTACGCATGCAGTTCCAAGGCGACAAGGTCGTCATGACCTCCACCGATCGCTTCCGTTTGGCCCGCGCCACCTTCACTTGGACTCCGCAGAACCCGGACGTCGACACCACCACGCTGGTTCGCGGCTCACTACTCAAGGATGTGGCCCGCGCTCTTGATGAGCACCAGAACATCCGCCTTGATTTCGACGCCGATAGCCCGACGCTGCTCGGCTTCGAAAACGCCGGCCGCGTCTCCACCTCCCAGCTCATCGACGGTGAATTCCCGGCGGTCGACCGCCTGTTCGCCGACGAATACCCGATTCAGGCCGTAGTCAACAAGCAGGATCTGCTCGACGCCATCAGCCGTGTGGCTTTGGTCGCCGAACGCAATGCTCCGATTCGCATGACCTTCACCGGTCAGGAAGTGGCGCTGTCCGCCGGATCGGTCGACGAGGCCCAGGCCAACGAGACACTGGACATCGACATGGATGGCGACGACATCACCGTGGCATTCAACCCGTCCTACCTGAAGGAGGGTCTGTCCGCCGTGACCGAACCATTCGTGCGCATCAAGATGACGACCCCGGTCAAGCCGGTCGAGTTCAACGGCCAGCAGGAAGCTGATTCCGACGAGTCCATGGACTACCGATACCTGCTCGTGCCGATGCGCTTTAACAACTGA